The following coding sequences are from one Strigops habroptila isolate Jane chromosome 18, bStrHab1.2.pri, whole genome shotgun sequence window:
- the LOC115602232 gene encoding serine/threonine-protein kinase pim-1-like isoform X4, whose protein sequence is MLLSKINLLAHLRSGTGAELHAAKLQAGKEKEPLEQLYRVGPLLGSGGFGSVYSGVRLSDSAPVAIKHVARDRISSWGELEYVCTARQSGSASTPVHLVALLYDMVCGDIPFECNKDIISRQLFFWHRVSVDHPWKTFSTTRGCKPFTCPRSQPTSTCTASSRSLASESSGRLLPEAAKNPRLVLVSTELSKDHQMGPRTACPGPCKFFQVLAATIQPSCPGILF, encoded by the exons ATGCTGCTCTCGAAAATTAACTTGTTGGCCCATCTGCGCTCCGGCACCGGCGCGGAGCTGCACGCCGCGAAGCTGCAAGCGG ggaaggagaaggagccCCTGGAGCAGCTTTACCGCGTGGGACCGCTGCTGGGGAGCGGCGGCTTCGGCTCCGTGTACTCGGGGGTCCGCCTGTCCGACAGCGCCCCG GTGGCGATCAAACACGTGGCTCGGGACCGCATCTCCTCGTGGGGAGAGCTG GAATACGTGTGTACAGCCCGCCAGAGTGGGTCCGCTAGCACGCCTGTTCATCTGGTCGCGCTGCTCTATGACATGGTCTGTGGGGACATCCCCTTCGAGTGCAACAAGGACATCATCAGCAGGCAGCTCTTCTTCTGGCACCGGGTCTCTGTCG ACCATCCCTGGAAGACATTTTCAACCACACGTGGCTGCAAGCCCTTCACCTGCCCCAGGAGCCAGCCGACATCCACCTGCACAGCCTCATCCAGGAGCCTGGCAAGTGAGAGCTCCGGGCGGCTCctgccagaagcagcaaagaatcCCAGACTTGTCCTTGTGAGCACAGAACTGAGCAAGGATCATCAGATGGGACCTCGCACAGCTTGTCCTGGACCTTGCAAGTTCTTCCAAGTGCTGGCAGCCACCATCCAGCCCAGCTGCCCTGGAattctgttttga
- the LOC115602232 gene encoding serine/threonine-protein kinase pim-1-like isoform X2, producing the protein MLLSKINLLAHLRSGTGAELHAAKLQAGKGGNGPAPLGPGRRVGAGWGPGRSGNGRVWRAGKEKEPLEQLYRVGPLLGSGGFGSVYSGVRLSDSAPVAIKHVARDRISSWGELEYVCTARQSGSASTPVHLVALLYDMVCGDIPFECNKDIISRQLFFWHRVSVDHPWKTFSTTRGCKPFTCPRSQPTSTCTASSRSLASESSGRLLPEAAKNPRLVLVSTELSKDHQMGPRTACPGPCKFFQVLAATIQPSCPGILF; encoded by the exons ATGCTGCTCTCGAAAATTAACTTGTTGGCCCATCTGCGCTCCGGCACCGGCGCGGAGCTGCACGCCGCGAAGCTGCAAGCGGGTAAGGGCGGTAACGGCCCGGCTCCGCTCGGCCCGGGGCGGCGGGTAGGGGCCGGTTGGGGCCCCGGCCGCAGCGGTAACGGCCGCGTCTGGCGcgcagggaaggagaaggagccCCTGGAGCAGCTTTACCGCGTGGGACCGCTGCTGGGGAGCGGCGGCTTCGGCTCCGTGTACTCGGGGGTCCGCCTGTCCGACAGCGCCCCG GTGGCGATCAAACACGTGGCTCGGGACCGCATCTCCTCGTGGGGAGAGCTG GAATACGTGTGTACAGCCCGCCAGAGTGGGTCCGCTAGCACGCCTGTTCATCTGGTCGCGCTGCTCTATGACATGGTCTGTGGGGACATCCCCTTCGAGTGCAACAAGGACATCATCAGCAGGCAGCTCTTCTTCTGGCACCGGGTCTCTGTCG ACCATCCCTGGAAGACATTTTCAACCACACGTGGCTGCAAGCCCTTCACCTGCCCCAGGAGCCAGCCGACATCCACCTGCACAGCCTCATCCAGGAGCCTGGCAAGTGAGAGCTCCGGGCGGCTCctgccagaagcagcaaagaatcCCAGACTTGTCCTTGTGAGCACAGAACTGAGCAAGGATCATCAGATGGGACCTCGCACAGCTTGTCCTGGACCTTGCAAGTTCTTCCAAGTGCTGGCAGCCACCATCCAGCCCAGCTGCCCTGGAattctgttttga
- the LOC115602232 gene encoding serine/threonine-protein kinase pim-1-like isoform X5: MLLSKINLLAHLRSGTGAELHAAKLQAGKGGNGPAPLGPGRRVGAGWGPGRSGNGRVWRAGKEKEPLEQLYRVGPLLGSGGFGSVYSGVRLSDSAPVAIKHVARDRISSWGELEYVCTARQSGSASTPVHLVALLYDMVCGDIPFECNKDIISRQLFFWHRVSVECQHLIRWCLSLHASDRPSLEDIFNHTWLQALHLPQEPADIHLHSLIQEPGK; the protein is encoded by the exons ATGCTGCTCTCGAAAATTAACTTGTTGGCCCATCTGCGCTCCGGCACCGGCGCGGAGCTGCACGCCGCGAAGCTGCAAGCGGGTAAGGGCGGTAACGGCCCGGCTCCGCTCGGCCCGGGGCGGCGGGTAGGGGCCGGTTGGGGCCCCGGCCGCAGCGGTAACGGCCGCGTCTGGCGcgcagggaaggagaaggagccCCTGGAGCAGCTTTACCGCGTGGGACCGCTGCTGGGGAGCGGCGGCTTCGGCTCCGTGTACTCGGGGGTCCGCCTGTCCGACAGCGCCCCG GTGGCGATCAAACACGTGGCTCGGGACCGCATCTCCTCGTGGGGAGAGCTG GAATACGTGTGTACAGCCCGCCAGAGTGGGTCCGCTAGCACGCCTGTTCATCTGGTCGCGCTGCTCTATGACATGGTCTGTGGGGACATCCCCTTCGAGTGCAACAAGGACATCATCAGCAGGCAGCTCTTCTTCTGGCACCGGGTCTCTGTCG AGTGCCAGCACCTCATCCGGTGGTGTTTATCCCTGCACGCTTCCGACAGACCATCCCTGGAAGACATTTTCAACCACACGTGGCTGCAAGCCCTTCACCTGCCCCAGGAGCCAGCCGACATCCACCTGCACAGCCTCATCCAGGAGCCTGGCAAGTGA
- the LOC115602232 gene encoding serine/threonine-protein kinase pim-1-like isoform X3, protein MLLSKINLLAHLRSGTGAELHAAKLQAGKGGNGPAPLGPGRRVGAGWGPGRSGNGRVWRAGKEKEPLEQLYRVGPLLGSGGFGSVYSGVRLSDSAPVAIKHVARDRISSWGELEYVCTARQSGSASTPVHLVALLYDMVCGDIPFECNKDIISRQLFFWHRVSVVCPSSLPRVPAPHPVVFIPARFRQTIPGRHFQPHVAASPSPAPGASRHPPAQPHPGAWQVRAPGGSCQKQQRIPDLSL, encoded by the exons ATGCTGCTCTCGAAAATTAACTTGTTGGCCCATCTGCGCTCCGGCACCGGCGCGGAGCTGCACGCCGCGAAGCTGCAAGCGGGTAAGGGCGGTAACGGCCCGGCTCCGCTCGGCCCGGGGCGGCGGGTAGGGGCCGGTTGGGGCCCCGGCCGCAGCGGTAACGGCCGCGTCTGGCGcgcagggaaggagaaggagccCCTGGAGCAGCTTTACCGCGTGGGACCGCTGCTGGGGAGCGGCGGCTTCGGCTCCGTGTACTCGGGGGTCCGCCTGTCCGACAGCGCCCCG GTGGCGATCAAACACGTGGCTCGGGACCGCATCTCCTCGTGGGGAGAGCTG GAATACGTGTGTACAGCCCGCCAGAGTGGGTCCGCTAGCACGCCTGTTCATCTGGTCGCGCTGCTCTATGACATGGTCTGTGGGGACATCCCCTTCGAGTGCAACAAGGACATCATCAGCAGGCAGCTCTTCTTCTGGCACCGGGTCTCTGTCG TGTGTCCCAGTTCTCTCCCCAGAGTGCCAGCACCTCATCCGGTGGTGTTTATCCCTGCACGCTTCCGACAGACCATCCCTGGAAGACATTTTCAACCACACGTGGCTGCAAGCCCTTCACCTGCCCCAGGAGCCAGCCGACATCCACCTGCACAGCCTCATCCAGGAGCCTGGCAAGTGAGAGCTCCGGGCGGCTCctgccagaagcagcaaagaatcCCAGACTTGTCCTTGTGA
- the LOC115602232 gene encoding uncharacterized protein LOC115602232 isoform X1: protein MLLSKINLLAHLRSGTGAELHAAKLQAGKGGNGPAPLGPGRRVGAGWGPGRSGNGRVWRAGKEKEPLEQLYRVGPLLGSGGFGSVYSGVRLSDSAPVAIKHVARDRISSWGELEYVCTARQSGSASTPVHLVALLYDMVCGDIPFECNKDIISRQLFFWHRVSVARLMEREVWCGSEHTQHGLSTADGGTGWTGASCSVSQFSPQSASTSSGGVYPCTLPTDHPWKTFSTTRGCKPFTCPRSQPTSTCTASSRSLASESSGRLLPEAAKNPRLVLVSTELSKDHQMGPRTACPGPCKFFQVLAATIQPSCPGILF from the exons ATGCTGCTCTCGAAAATTAACTTGTTGGCCCATCTGCGCTCCGGCACCGGCGCGGAGCTGCACGCCGCGAAGCTGCAAGCGGGTAAGGGCGGTAACGGCCCGGCTCCGCTCGGCCCGGGGCGGCGGGTAGGGGCCGGTTGGGGCCCCGGCCGCAGCGGTAACGGCCGCGTCTGGCGcgcagggaaggagaaggagccCCTGGAGCAGCTTTACCGCGTGGGACCGCTGCTGGGGAGCGGCGGCTTCGGCTCCGTGTACTCGGGGGTCCGCCTGTCCGACAGCGCCCCG GTGGCGATCAAACACGTGGCTCGGGACCGCATCTCCTCGTGGGGAGAGCTG GAATACGTGTGTACAGCCCGCCAGAGTGGGTCCGCTAGCACGCCTGTTCATCTGGTCGCGCTGCTCTATGACATGGTCTGTGGGGACATCCCCTTCGAGTGCAACAAGGACATCATCAGCAGGCAGCTCTTCTTCTGGCACCGGGTCTCTGTCG cacGGCTCATGGAGCGGGAGGTTTGGTGTGGCTCTGAGCACACCCAGCATGGCCTGAGCACTGCGGATGGTGGCACAGGGTGGACAGGAGCCTCCTGCAGTGTGTCCCAGTTCTCTCCCCAGAGTGCCAGCACCTCATCCGGTGGTGTTTATCCCTGCACGCTTCCGACAGACCATCCCTGGAAGACATTTTCAACCACACGTGGCTGCAAGCCCTTCACCTGCCCCAGGAGCCAGCCGACATCCACCTGCACAGCCTCATCCAGGAGCCTGGCAAGTGAGAGCTCCGGGCGGCTCctgccagaagcagcaaagaatcCCAGACTTGTCCTTGTGAGCACAGAACTGAGCAAGGATCATCAGATGGGACCTCGCACAGCTTGTCCTGGACCTTGCAAGTTCTTCCAAGTGCTGGCAGCCACCATCCAGCCCAGCTGCCCTGGAattctgttttga